A section of the Eublepharis macularius isolate TG4126 chromosome 1, MPM_Emac_v1.0, whole genome shotgun sequence genome encodes:
- the ARV1 gene encoding protein ARV1, whose translation MAAPGAYRCVECNGKATELYRDYQRGVLRISICKSCQKPVDKYIEYDPVIILINAVLCKAQAYRHVLFNTKINIHGKLCIFCLLCEAYLRWLQLQDSSQSPDPDDLIRYAKEWDFYRMFGIASLEQTAFLIGIFTALWLARPIVLKTKADCILLLKALLLSSYGKLLLIPAVIWEHDYTPLCLKLIKVFVLTSNSQAIRVTLNTSRKLCLMAIVSGLILENGVIYLFQRIGWNI comes from the exons ATGGCCGCGCCTGGCGCTTACAGGTGCGTCGAGTGCAATGGAAAGGCTACAGAGCTGTACAGAGATTATCAGCGTGGCGTGCTGCGCATCTCCATCTGT aAATCCTGCCAGAAACCAGTGGACAAATATATTGAATATGATCCTGTTATAATATTAATTAATGCTGTCTTATGCAAAGCACAGGCCTACAGGCATGTTCTGTTCAATACAAAGATAAAT ATCCATGGAAAGCTCTGCatattttgtttgctttgtgAAGCTTATCTCAGGTGGCTACAACTACAGGATTCAAGTCAAAGCCCTGACCCTGATGATTTAATTAGATATGCCAAAGAATGGGATTTTTATCGAATGTTTGGGATAGCATCCCTGG AACAAACTGCCTTTTTGATTGGCATCTTCACTGCTCTGTGGTTAGCAAGACCAATAGTCCTAAAAACAAAGGCAGATTGCATCTTACTTCTGAAAGCGCTGCTCCTGTCTAGTTACGGAAAACTTCTGTTGATTCCAGCTGTTATTTGGGAACATGACTATACTCCTTTGTGTCTCAAGCTCATTAAAGTGTTTGTCTTGACATCAAATTCTCAAGCAATTAGAG TTACATTGAATACAAGCCGAAAACTTTGTCTGATGGCCATTGTGAGTGGACTCATTTTGGAAAATGGTGTCATCTATTTGTTCCAGAGGATAGGATGGAACATTTGA